A stretch of the Ornithodoros turicata isolate Travis chromosome 4, ASM3712646v1, whole genome shotgun sequence genome encodes the following:
- the LOC135392749 gene encoding progranulin-like → MAAGPHVLVLLILSITATQGEYIECPDRSYCPAKTTCCLLTTGQYGCCHIEHAVCCTGHDACCPEGYRCQVSTHSCTKGSTSIAMSEKSPSLSLDVVLAIQREYIECPDRSYCPAKTTCCLLTTGQYGCCHIEHAVCCTGQDACCPEGYRCQVSTHSCTKGSTSIAMSEKRPSLSLDVVLAIQREYIECPDRSYCPAKTTCCLLTTGQYGCCHIEHAVCCTGHDACCPEGYRCQVSTHSCTKGSTSIAMSEKRPSLSLDMVLSLQSSEVTCPDQTRCPGGRTCCKTEDGKYSCCPFSEAVCCDDGVHCCPTGHQCNPEEGSCESNEKNEIVSMLKKFPSTPAP, encoded by the exons GTGAATACATCGAGTGTCCCGACCGCTCTTATTGCCCTGCCAAGACAACCTGCTGCCTCTTAACAACTGGTCAGTATGGCTGCTGTCATATCGAACACGCTGTGTGTTGTACCGGCCACGATGCTTGCTGTCCCGAGGGTTATCGCTGCCAAGTATCTACTCATTCCTGCACGAAAGGTTCTACAAGTATTGCAATGTCAGAGAAGAGTCCATCTCTCTCTCTGGACGTGGTGCTTGCCATACAGC GTGAATACATCGAGTGCCCCGACCGCTCTTATTGCCCTGCCAAGACAACCTGCTGCCTCTTAACAACTGGTCAGTATGGCTGCTGTCATATCGAACACGCTGTGTGTTGTACCGGCCAGGATGCTTGCTGTCCCGAGGGTTATCGCTGCCAAGTATCTACTCATTCCTGCACGAAAGGTTCTACAAGTATTGCAATGTCAGAGAAGCGTCCATCTCTCTCTCTGGACGTGGTGCTTGCCATACAGC GTGAATACATCGAGTGCCCCGACCGCTCTTATTGCCCTGCCAAGACAACCTGCTGCCTCTTAACAACTGGTCAGTATGGCTGCTGTCATATCGAACACGCTGTGTGTTGTACCGGCCACGATGCTTGCTGTCCCGAGGGTTATCGCTGCCAAGTATCTACTCATTCCTGCACGAAAGGTTCTACAAGTATTGCAATGTCAGAGAAGCGTCCATCTCTCTCTCTGGACATGGTGCTCTCCTTACAGA GTTCTGAAGTCACGTGCCCCGATCAGACCAGGTGTCCAGGAGGCAGGACCTGCTGCAAGACAGAGGATGGGAAGTACAGTTGCTGCCCGTTTTCAGAAGCAGTGTGTTGCGATGACGGAGTCCACTGCTGCCCCACAGGACACCAGTGCAACCCCGAGGAGGGTAGCTGCGAAAGCAATGAGAAGAACGAAATAGTGTCGATGCTCAAGAAGTTCCCAAGCACTCCAGCGCCCTAG
- the LOC135392750 gene encoding uncharacterized protein LOC135392750: MPSYCVVPRCTQSGNIGEDGSKVSFHCFPADKELRKKWLVAIKRVPDFDVDTARICSNHFIADDFVRNVASGRRILHDGVIPSVFSFRELPKKRRAPLQRTIPPRPQKARARPLREVQQNEGALSPIENASLAADTVFDTMNNAQGGQSDPSLTYNMQQQNENENVLTKEERQIQELQRELKEAKSTIAKLQRENELLQERCRKYEAVPAEFSVERFKDDDDSFQFYTGLPSYGVFKAVLDYLGPASQDEGMPCDDQPTFSRRGRKTVLSTEDQLFLVMVRLKLGLFQKDLGHRFGIHQSTVSRLCTDWINFLYLRLCELPLWATREIVDKNMPPAFVDKYPRTRVIIDATEIRCEVPSSFVLQSETYSNYKSCNTFKGLVGISPDGLVTFVSALATGSISDRELVKKSGFLSLPFTEGDVVMADKGFTIGDLLEPLKVELNIPPFLRQQQFAEEDVLETEAIASLRIHVERRIQRIKNFHIFDRRIPITMAPLINQLWTVCVILTNFQSSLIKDS; encoded by the exons ATGCCGTCATACTGTGTCGTTCCACGTTGCACTCAGAGTGGAAATATTGGAGAGGACGGAAGCAAG GTCTCTTTTCACTGTTTTCCAGCAGACAAAGAGCTCCGGAAAAAGTGGCTCGTTGCCATAAAGCGTGTTCCAGACTTCGACGTAGACACAGCTCGCATCTGTTCGAACCACTTCATTGCTGATGACTTCGTAAGGAATGTTGCCAGTGGGCGGAGGATACTACATGACGGAGTCATCCCTTCTGTGTTTTCATTTCGTGAGCTGCCAAAGAAGCGTAGAGCTCCACTGCAGAGAACCATACCGCCAAGGCCACAAAAAGCTAGAGCAAGACCGCTACGAGAGGTACAGCAGAACGAGGGCGCATTGTCACCCATAGAAAATGCTTCACTAGCCGCGGACACTGTGTTTGACACCATGAACAACGCACAGGGGGGGCAAAGCGATCCAAGCCTAACCTACAACATGCAGCAAcagaatgaaaatgaaaacgTGCTGACAAAGGAAGAAAGGCAAATACAAGAGCTGCAGCGAGAATTGAaagaagcaaaatcaacaatagCGAAACTGCAAAGGGAAAATGAGCTGCTCCAGGAAAGGTGTAGAAAGTATGAAGCTGTGCCCGCAGAATTTTCCGTTGAGAGATTTAAGGATGATGATGACAGCTTTCAATTTTACACTGGGCTGCCCAGCTATGGAGTCTTCAAAGCCGTTCTTGACTACCTTGGCCCAGCATCACAAGACGAGGGTATGCCATGTGACGACCAACCAACATTTTCCCGGCGGGGTCGAAAAACTGTTCTCAGCACAGAGGACCAGTTGTTCCTAGTGATGGTCAGACTAAAGCTTGGACTGTTCCAAAAAGACCTCGGGCATCGTTTTGGCATCCACCAGAGCACCGTGAGCAGACTCTGCACTGACTGGATAAACTTCTTGTACCTACGTCTGTGTGAGCTACCACTATGGGCCACCCGGGAAATTGTTGACAAGAACATGCCACCAGCCTTTGTGGATAAGTATCCAAGGACACGGGTCATCATTGACGCCACAGAAATAAGGTGTGAAGTCCCAAGTTCTTTTGTTCTACAGTCTGAGACATACTCAAACTATAAATCATGCAACACATTCAAAGGTCTGGTTGGAATATCACCAGATGGCCTTGTCACATTTGTGTCAGCTCTGGCTACAGGATCCATCTCGGATAGAGAACTTGTCAAGAAAAGTGGATTTCTTTCACTCCCGTTTACGGAGGGAGATGTCGTCATGGCAGACAAAGGCTTCACAATCGGTGACCTTCTGGAACCACTGAAAGTGGAGCTGAACATACCACCATTTCTGAGACAACAACAGTTTGCAGAAGAGGACGTGCTGGAAACTGAAGCAATAGCGTCACTCCGTATTCACGTTGAGCGCAGAATTCAAAGGATCAAAAACTTCCACATATTCGATCGTCGCATACCCATAACAATGGCTCCCCTGATCAATCAGCTGTGGACTGTGTGTGTTATACTGACTAACTTTCAATCATCTCTGATAAAAGATAGCTGA